One stretch of Saccharopolyspora erythraea DNA includes these proteins:
- a CDS encoding IclR family transcriptional regulator yields the protein MGGSSDVPALRRGLAILGVLAGRPGPVSAGVIARELELPRSTTYHLLSELVAAGFVTHLPEERRYGLGVATFELGSAYLRHDPLERLAGPLLRKLVDQVGRTAHLGVLHGGESLYLIKERPSQPQTLVTDVGVRLPAQLTASGRAMLAHLPAAQVRALFPSAAGFVLRTDRGPRNLPELRRVLAAERRLGWAVEDGYVTAGFASVACPVFDYGGRPTASISVTFRHFCDGAGECGQTWPEVAEQVGRTARELTARIGGHG from the coding sequence GTGGGCGGCAGCAGCGACGTGCCCGCGCTGCGGCGCGGGCTGGCCATCCTCGGCGTGCTGGCGGGACGGCCGGGACCGGTGTCGGCCGGGGTCATCGCCCGCGAGCTGGAGCTGCCCAGGTCGACGACCTACCACCTGCTGTCGGAGCTCGTCGCGGCCGGCTTCGTGACGCACCTGCCGGAGGAGCGGCGCTACGGGCTCGGCGTGGCCACCTTCGAGCTGGGCTCGGCCTACCTGCGCCACGACCCGCTGGAACGCCTCGCCGGGCCGCTGCTGCGCAAGCTCGTCGACCAGGTCGGGCGGACCGCGCACCTGGGTGTCCTGCACGGCGGCGAGTCGCTGTACCTGATCAAGGAGCGCCCGTCGCAGCCGCAGACGCTGGTCACCGACGTGGGGGTGCGGCTGCCCGCGCAGCTCACCGCGTCCGGCCGCGCGATGCTGGCGCACCTGCCCGCGGCGCAGGTCCGGGCGCTGTTCCCGTCGGCCGCCGGTTTCGTGCTGCGCACCGACCGCGGGCCGCGCAACCTCCCGGAGCTTCGGCGGGTGCTGGCGGCCGAGCGGCGGCTCGGGTGGGCGGTGGAGGACGGCTACGTCACGGCGGGGTTCGCGTCGGTGGCGTGCCCGGTCTTCGACTACGGCGGCCGGCCGACGGCGTCGATCAGCGTGACCTTCCGGCACTTCTGCGACGGCGCGGGCGAGTGCGGGCAGACCTGGCCGGAAGTGGCCGAGCAGGTGGGCCGCACCGCACGGGAACTGACGGCCCGCATCGGCGGCCACGGGTAG
- the hutU gene encoding urocanate hydratase, producing MSSARPVRAPRGTTLTARSWNTEAPLRMLQNNLDPEVAERPDDLVVYGGTGKAARNWASFDAIVGELTTLADDETLLVQSGKPVGVLRTHEWAPRVLLANSNLVGDWANWPEFRRLDALGLMMYGQMTAGSWIYIGTQGILQGTYETFAAVAERRFGGTLAGTLTVTAGLGGMGGAQPLAVTMNEGVALVVECDPERAHRRVRHGYLDEVADGMDQAIEKAEAAKAQRRAYSVAVIGNAAEVLPELLRRGLRADIVTDQTSAHDPLSYLPLGVELEDWEDYASKKPEEFTDRARDSMAKHVEAMVGFMDAGAEVFDYGNSLRGEAQLAGYDRAFDYPGFVPAYIRPLFCEGKGPFRWAALSGDPADIAATDRAILDLFGDDDHLTRWIRLAGEKVSFQGLPARICWLGYGERHLAGLRFNEMVASGEIKAPLVLGRDHLDCGSVASPYRETEGMADGSDAIADWPLLNALVNTASGATWVSLHHGGGVGMGRSLHAGQVTVADGTALAAQKLERVLTNDPGMGVIRHVDAGYDRAREVATERGVRVPGLA from the coding sequence ATGAGCTCTGCTCGACCCGTGCGCGCACCGCGCGGGACCACGCTGACCGCGCGCAGCTGGAACACCGAGGCTCCGCTGCGGATGCTGCAGAACAACCTCGACCCCGAGGTGGCCGAGCGGCCCGACGACCTCGTCGTCTACGGCGGCACCGGCAAGGCCGCCCGCAACTGGGCCAGCTTCGACGCCATCGTCGGCGAGCTCACCACGCTGGCCGACGACGAGACGCTGCTGGTGCAGTCGGGCAAGCCCGTCGGCGTCCTGCGCACCCACGAGTGGGCGCCGCGGGTGCTGCTGGCCAACTCCAACCTGGTCGGCGACTGGGCGAACTGGCCGGAGTTCCGCCGCCTCGACGCGCTCGGCCTGATGATGTACGGGCAGATGACCGCGGGTTCGTGGATCTACATCGGTACCCAGGGCATCCTGCAGGGCACCTACGAGACCTTCGCCGCGGTCGCCGAGCGCCGCTTCGGCGGCACCCTCGCAGGCACGCTGACCGTCACCGCGGGACTGGGCGGGATGGGCGGTGCCCAGCCGCTCGCGGTGACCATGAACGAGGGCGTGGCGCTGGTCGTCGAGTGCGACCCCGAGCGCGCGCACCGGCGGGTCCGCCACGGCTACCTCGACGAGGTCGCCGACGGCATGGACCAGGCGATCGAGAAGGCCGAGGCCGCCAAGGCGCAGCGGCGCGCCTATTCAGTGGCGGTCATCGGCAACGCCGCCGAGGTGCTGCCGGAGCTGCTGCGCCGCGGGCTCCGGGCCGACATCGTCACCGACCAGACCTCCGCGCACGACCCGCTGTCCTACCTGCCGCTGGGCGTGGAGCTGGAGGACTGGGAGGACTACGCGAGCAAGAAGCCCGAGGAGTTCACCGACCGGGCCAGGGACTCGATGGCCAAGCACGTCGAGGCAATGGTCGGGTTCATGGACGCGGGCGCCGAGGTCTTCGACTACGGCAACTCGCTGCGCGGCGAGGCCCAGCTCGCCGGCTACGACCGTGCCTTCGACTACCCCGGCTTCGTCCCCGCCTACATCCGGCCGCTGTTCTGCGAGGGCAAGGGCCCGTTCCGGTGGGCGGCGCTGTCCGGCGATCCGGCCGACATCGCCGCGACCGACCGGGCGATCCTGGACCTGTTCGGCGACGACGACCACCTCACGCGCTGGATCCGGCTCGCGGGGGAGAAGGTCTCGTTCCAGGGCCTGCCGGCCCGCATCTGCTGGCTCGGATACGGCGAGCGCCACCTGGCCGGGCTGCGGTTCAACGAGATGGTCGCCTCCGGTGAGATCAAGGCGCCGCTGGTGCTCGGCCGCGACCACCTGGACTGCGGATCGGTGGCGTCCCCCTACCGCGAGACCGAGGGAATGGCCGACGGATCGGACGCGATCGCCGACTGGCCGCTGCTGAACGCGCTGGTCAACACGGCTTCCGGGGCCACGTGGGTGTCGCTGCACCACGGGGGCGGAGTCGGCATGGGGCGGTCGCTGCACGCCGGTCAGGTCACCGTCGCCGACGGCACCGCGCTGGCGGCGCAGAAGCTGGAGCGGGTGCTGACCAACGACCCTGGCATGGGCGTCATCCGGCACGTCGACGCCGGCTACGACCGCGCCCGCGAGGTGGCCACCGAGCGCGGCGTCCGGGTGCCCGGCCTGGCCTGA
- a CDS encoding allantoate amidohydrolase produces MTTSELLSAIDGVGADRRRGGFSRHAFDPAEMELREWFAEQAEARDLRVTTDRNANLWAWWGEPGDDAVVTGSHLDSVPGGGAFDGPLGVVSSLAAVDSLRARGFVPRRPLAVVVFAEEEGGRFGVPCLGSRLLAGTIDPDKARGLRDPDGVSFAEAMGSAGMRADRVGRDEEALRRIGQFVELHVEQGRGLVDLERPVAVASSILAHGRWRFRFSGQGNHAGATLITDRRDPMLPASRLVLAARRAAAAVEGARATVGRLVPNPGGTNVIPSTVDLWLDARSPTDDATRSVVDELAERAQEFAAEEGCEVVVTEESYGDTVHFQPALRDELSGLLEDAPLLPTGAGHDAGILAAEVPTAMLFVRNPTGVSHAPEEHAESADCEAGAQALARVLEHLAR; encoded by the coding sequence ATGACCACGAGCGAGTTGCTGTCGGCAATCGACGGCGTGGGGGCCGACCGCAGGCGCGGCGGTTTCTCCCGCCACGCCTTCGACCCGGCCGAGATGGAGCTGCGCGAGTGGTTCGCGGAGCAGGCCGAGGCGAGGGACCTGCGGGTGACGACCGATCGCAACGCGAACCTGTGGGCTTGGTGGGGCGAGCCGGGCGACGACGCGGTGGTCACCGGCAGCCATCTCGACTCGGTCCCCGGTGGCGGCGCGTTCGACGGACCGCTCGGCGTGGTGAGTTCCCTCGCGGCGGTGGACTCGTTGCGCGCACGCGGGTTCGTCCCGCGCCGCCCGCTGGCGGTGGTCGTGTTCGCCGAGGAGGAGGGCGGCCGGTTCGGCGTGCCCTGCCTGGGCTCCCGGCTCCTGGCGGGCACGATCGACCCCGACAAGGCCCGCGGCCTGCGCGATCCCGACGGCGTCAGCTTCGCCGAGGCGATGGGGTCGGCGGGCATGCGCGCCGACCGCGTCGGCCGCGACGAGGAGGCGCTGCGCCGGATCGGGCAGTTCGTCGAGCTGCACGTGGAGCAGGGCAGGGGGCTGGTCGATCTGGAGCGGCCGGTCGCCGTCGCCTCGTCGATCCTGGCCCACGGCCGGTGGCGGTTCCGGTTCTCAGGGCAGGGCAACCACGCCGGGGCCACGCTCATCACCGACCGCCGCGACCCGATGCTGCCCGCGTCGCGGCTGGTGCTCGCCGCCCGCCGCGCGGCGGCCGCGGTGGAGGGAGCGCGGGCCACGGTCGGCAGGCTCGTCCCGAACCCGGGCGGCACCAACGTCATCCCTTCCACGGTGGACCTCTGGCTGGACGCCCGGTCGCCCACGGACGACGCCACGCGGTCCGTGGTCGACGAACTGGCCGAGCGGGCGCAGGAGTTCGCCGCCGAGGAGGGCTGCGAGGTCGTGGTGACCGAGGAGTCCTATGGCGACACGGTGCACTTCCAGCCCGCGCTGCGCGACGAGCTGAGCGGACTGCTGGAGGACGCGCCGCTGCTGCCGACCGGGGCGGGCCACGACGCCGGGATCCTTGCGGCCGAGGTGCCGACCGCGATGCTGTTCGTCCGCAATCCCACCGGGGTCAGCCACGCCCCGGAGGAACACGCGGAGTCCGCCGACTGCGAGGCCGGCGCGCAGGCGCTGGCCCGCGTCCTGGAACATCTGGCGAGGTGA
- the hutH gene encoding histidine ammonia-lyase, whose product MHDNAHRIGPDSLTREQVVEVARGRARVELTPLAEHGIATTRKHIEALAADPHPTYGVSTGFGALAVRHIPGDRRAALQQSFVRSHAAGAGPEVEAEVVRALMLLRLRTVATGRTGVRLETARALLAMLNAGIVPVVHEFGSLGCSGDLAPLASVALALTGEGEVTDAGGVRRPAAEALADAGIEPVVLAEKEGLALTNGTDGMLGMLVLAQHDLAALLDVADVTAAMSVEALLGTDRAFAADLQRLRPHPGQALSAARMAAMLADSPIVASHRGPDCNRVQDAYSLRCAPQVHGAARDAVGYSETVAERELAAAIDNPVVLDDGRVESNGNFHGAPLAHALDFLAIPLTDVASMAERRTDRMLDVARSHGLPAFLADDPGVDSGHMIAHYTQAGVVSELKRLAVPASVDSIPTSAMQEDHVSMGWHAARKLRRAVDGLTTVLAVELLTAARALDLRAPLEPAPATAAVRDLLRTRVGGPGPDRHIAPEIAATAELVRSGAVREAAAKYTAGAH is encoded by the coding sequence ATGCACGACAACGCGCACAGGATCGGCCCGGACTCGCTGACGCGCGAGCAGGTGGTCGAGGTCGCCCGTGGCCGAGCCCGGGTCGAGCTCACCCCGCTCGCCGAGCACGGCATCGCGACGACCCGCAAGCACATCGAGGCGCTCGCGGCGGACCCGCACCCGACCTACGGGGTCTCCACGGGTTTCGGCGCCCTCGCGGTCCGCCACATCCCGGGCGACCGCCGCGCCGCGTTGCAGCAGTCCTTCGTGCGATCGCACGCCGCGGGCGCCGGCCCCGAGGTCGAGGCCGAGGTGGTGCGCGCGCTGATGCTGCTGCGCCTGCGCACGGTGGCCACCGGGCGCACCGGCGTCCGCCTGGAGACCGCGCGGGCCCTGCTCGCGATGCTCAACGCGGGCATCGTGCCGGTGGTCCACGAGTTCGGCTCGCTCGGCTGCTCCGGAGACCTCGCGCCGCTGGCGTCGGTGGCGCTGGCGCTGACCGGGGAGGGCGAGGTCACCGACGCCGGGGGCGTACGCAGGCCGGCCGCCGAGGCGCTGGCCGATGCCGGGATCGAACCGGTCGTGCTGGCCGAGAAGGAAGGGCTGGCGCTGACCAACGGCACCGACGGCATGCTCGGCATGCTGGTGCTCGCCCAGCACGACCTCGCCGCGCTGCTCGACGTCGCCGACGTGACGGCGGCGATGAGCGTGGAGGCCCTGCTCGGCACCGACCGGGCCTTCGCCGCCGACCTGCAGCGGCTGCGCCCGCACCCCGGTCAGGCCCTGTCGGCCGCGCGGATGGCCGCGATGCTGGCGGACTCGCCGATCGTGGCCAGCCACCGCGGCCCGGACTGCAACCGGGTCCAGGACGCGTACTCGCTGCGCTGCGCACCGCAGGTGCACGGAGCGGCGCGGGACGCGGTCGGCTACTCCGAGACCGTCGCGGAGCGCGAGCTCGCCGCGGCCATCGACAACCCGGTCGTGCTCGACGACGGGCGCGTGGAGTCCAACGGCAACTTCCACGGCGCGCCGCTCGCGCACGCGCTGGACTTCCTGGCGATCCCGCTCACCGACGTCGCGAGCATGGCCGAGCGCCGCACCGACCGGATGCTCGACGTGGCGCGTTCGCACGGGTTGCCCGCGTTCCTGGCCGACGACCCCGGCGTGGACTCCGGCCACATGATCGCCCACTACACCCAGGCCGGTGTCGTCAGCGAGCTCAAGCGGCTGGCCGTCCCCGCGTCGGTCGACTCGATCCCGACCAGCGCGATGCAGGAGGACCACGTGTCGATGGGCTGGCACGCGGCCCGCAAGCTGCGCCGCGCCGTCGACGGTCTCACCACGGTCCTGGCCGTCGAGCTGCTGACCGCGGCGCGGGCGCTGGACCTGCGCGCTCCGCTGGAGCCCGCCCCGGCGACCGCGGCGGTCCGCGACCTGCTGCGCACCCGCGTCGGCGGGCCCGGGCCCGACCGCCACATCGCTCCCGAGATCGCCGCCACCGCGGAGCTGGTCCGCTCCGGCGCCGTGCGCGAGGCGGCCGCCAAGTACACCGCCGGTGCCCACTAG
- a CDS encoding formimidoylglutamate deiminase → MSVSTAYWCEWAWLPGGPVPGVLVETEDGRITSVSEVDGPGDAQRLGGLVLPGMANAHSHAFHRALRGRTSGGKGTFWTWRDQMYKVAARLDPESYHRLATAVFAEMALSGMTCVGEFHYLHHAPGGQRYSDPNAMGAALAQAAADAGIRLTLLDTCYLAGGFGKPVDGVQLRYSDGDVSGWAGRVDEFKPGGDHVRAGAALHSVRAVPAEAIPGVVEWAGGAGAPLHVHLSEQRAENEACLAAHGCTPTQLLASHGALGESTTAVHATHLAPGDLPLLGGSGTGVCLCPTTEADLADGIGPASALAVAGSPLSVGSDGHSVIDQFAEVQSVESYTRLSQETRGNFTPADLVTMATVSGHRALGWSDAGWIGAGARADFVAVGLDSARLAGVPPEAVVSAASADDVRDVIVDGRRVVRDGIHQSVPDLAERMRASVAALL, encoded by the coding sequence ATGAGCGTGTCGACCGCGTACTGGTGCGAGTGGGCGTGGCTTCCCGGCGGTCCGGTGCCGGGGGTGCTCGTCGAGACCGAGGACGGCCGCATCACCTCGGTGTCCGAAGTGGACGGACCTGGTGATGCGCAACGGTTGGGCGGTTTGGTGCTGCCCGGCATGGCCAACGCGCACTCGCACGCCTTCCACCGGGCGCTGCGCGGACGCACCAGTGGGGGCAAGGGCACCTTCTGGACGTGGCGGGACCAGATGTACAAGGTCGCGGCCCGGCTCGACCCGGAGAGCTACCACCGGCTGGCGACGGCGGTCTTCGCCGAGATGGCGCTGTCCGGCATGACCTGCGTCGGGGAGTTCCACTACCTGCACCACGCGCCCGGCGGGCAGCGCTACTCCGACCCGAACGCGATGGGGGCGGCTCTCGCGCAGGCCGCCGCCGACGCCGGAATCCGGTTGACGCTGCTGGACACCTGCTACCTGGCGGGCGGGTTCGGCAAGCCCGTCGATGGGGTCCAGCTCCGCTACAGCGACGGCGACGTGTCGGGGTGGGCAGGCCGGGTCGACGAGTTCAAGCCGGGGGGCGACCACGTGCGCGCAGGCGCCGCGCTGCACTCGGTCCGCGCGGTCCCGGCCGAAGCGATCCCTGGCGTCGTGGAGTGGGCCGGTGGTGCCGGCGCCCCGCTGCACGTGCACCTGTCCGAACAGCGCGCGGAGAACGAGGCGTGCCTGGCCGCGCACGGCTGCACACCCACGCAACTGCTGGCATCGCACGGCGCGCTGGGGGAGTCCACCACCGCCGTGCACGCGACCCACCTGGCACCGGGCGACCTCCCGCTGCTGGGCGGTAGCGGCACCGGGGTTTGCCTGTGCCCCACGACGGAGGCCGACCTCGCCGACGGCATCGGTCCGGCGAGCGCGCTGGCCGTCGCGGGCAGCCCGCTGTCGGTCGGCAGCGACGGCCATTCGGTGATCGACCAGTTCGCCGAGGTGCAGTCGGTGGAGTCCTACACGCGGCTGAGCCAGGAGACACGGGGCAACTTCACGCCCGCGGACCTGGTGACGATGGCGACGGTCTCAGGTCATCGCGCCCTCGGCTGGAGCGACGCCGGTTGGATCGGCGCCGGAGCCCGCGCCGACTTCGTCGCTGTCGGGCTCGACAGCGCCCGGCTCGCGGGGGTGCCGCCGGAGGCCGTCGTGTCGGCGGCCAGTGCGGACGACGTGCGCGACGTCATCGTCGACGGCAGGCGGGTCGTGCGCGACGGCATCCACCAGTCGGTTCCGGATCTCGCCGAACGGATGCGGGCTTCGGTCGCCGCGCTGTTGTAG
- a CDS encoding ABC transporter substrate-binding protein has protein sequence MKRLLAFAAVAALALTGCASQDPLEANKAQGGTVVVGSADFAESELLMEIYAEALRSTGTDVQTRPRIGAREFYVNAVKGGELTLVPEYTGNLLAYLDKQAGSTESQEVYNQLKGKLPPELELLEQSPAEDSDVLAVTAATAGTGVRSMTDLGPRCGEFVLGAPAEWKSRWEARIGEVYGCKFKEIRSVEAGTVTVGALTGNQVQVANLFTTSSQIQQNNLVKLDDPANMFPAQNVVPLVHKSTLKPEQVAVLNKVSAALTTEKLTDLNRQLEVDKANPADVAKSFVASAGI, from the coding sequence ATGAAGCGGTTGCTCGCCTTCGCCGCGGTGGCGGCATTGGCGCTCACCGGCTGCGCGTCGCAGGACCCGCTGGAGGCGAACAAGGCACAGGGCGGAACGGTCGTCGTCGGCTCCGCCGACTTCGCCGAGAGCGAGCTGCTGATGGAGATCTACGCCGAGGCGTTGCGCTCCACCGGCACCGACGTGCAGACGCGGCCTCGCATCGGAGCCCGCGAGTTCTACGTCAACGCGGTCAAGGGCGGCGAGCTGACGCTCGTGCCCGAGTACACCGGGAACCTGCTGGCGTACCTGGACAAGCAGGCTGGCAGCACCGAGTCCCAGGAGGTCTACAACCAGCTCAAGGGCAAGCTGCCGCCGGAGCTGGAACTGCTGGAGCAGTCGCCCGCCGAGGACTCCGACGTGCTGGCGGTGACCGCCGCGACGGCCGGGACCGGCGTGCGGTCGATGACCGACCTCGGGCCGCGCTGCGGGGAGTTCGTGCTCGGTGCTCCCGCGGAGTGGAAGTCGCGGTGGGAGGCCCGCATCGGCGAGGTCTACGGCTGCAAGTTCAAGGAGATCCGCAGCGTGGAGGCGGGCACCGTCACCGTCGGCGCGCTGACCGGCAACCAGGTGCAGGTGGCCAACCTGTTCACCACCTCGTCGCAGATCCAGCAGAACAACCTGGTCAAGCTCGACGACCCGGCGAACATGTTCCCGGCGCAGAACGTGGTGCCGCTGGTGCACAAGTCCACGCTCAAGCCCGAGCAGGTCGCGGTGCTGAACAAGGTCTCGGCGGCCCTGACCACCGAGAAGCTGACCGACCTCAACCGGCAGCTGGAGGTCGACAAGGCCAACCCCGCCGACGTGGCGAAGTCCTTCGTCGCCTCGGCCGGCATCTGA
- a CDS encoding RNA polymerase sigma factor — protein MALDEDRPSLTTGDPAATFGRLFDEYAAPLHRYLARRTDESVADDLVAETFLVALRHRASYDPKRANVRSWLYGIATNLLRKHMRKELRGLRATARMVHASEVTTASHESRVAETVDAHSSVSDLAAALAELSPADRDTLLLTAWGGLDSTEVADVLGIPVGTVRSRIHRVRRQLRKNAPGAASRKTTEDIDEEANRHA, from the coding sequence ATGGCACTCGACGAGGACCGCCCGTCCTTGACGACCGGCGATCCGGCGGCCACTTTCGGCCGGCTGTTCGACGAGTACGCCGCGCCGCTGCACCGCTACCTTGCCCGAAGAACCGACGAGTCGGTGGCCGACGACCTGGTCGCCGAGACATTCCTGGTGGCACTGCGCCATCGAGCGTCCTACGACCCGAAACGCGCCAACGTTCGGTCCTGGCTCTACGGCATCGCCACCAACCTGCTCCGCAAGCACATGCGCAAGGAACTGCGTGGGCTGCGGGCCACCGCGCGCATGGTGCACGCCAGCGAGGTGACCACGGCCAGCCACGAGTCCAGGGTCGCCGAAACAGTGGACGCGCACTCGAGCGTGAGCGATCTCGCCGCGGCGCTGGCCGAGCTGAGCCCCGCCGACCGGGACACCCTCCTGCTGACCGCCTGGGGCGGGCTCGACTCCACCGAAGTCGCCGATGTGCTGGGGATTCCGGTCGGCACGGTGCGGTCCCGAATCCACCGGGTGCGCAGGCAGCTGCGCAAGAACGCGCCCGGCGCGGCATCCCGAAAGACCACCGAGGACATCGACGAAGAGGCGAACCGCCATGCGTGA
- a CDS encoding CU044_5270 family protein, with the protein MRDNDGSNTRTMWSERDLDSALATLHSDVDTDPNTLDRTRGMLMRAAENPGEAPSVPDADDGVIPIARPKRTWRSWLTVAAAAAALAVGVTAVQSVSFTGEAPRISQAVAGTLSDAAQKADAIHSQDQRPGPGQFRYVSHHGWEMVTFQGGYGTFGVLAENVRDHWIPADEKQEWLERRDTTGREKWVKGTREEAEAAGIDVYASWWPEGEHKAPCGDFYPSQSADGGPPPCAGKPGWGKPTQEWMATLPREPEALYATLRSTADSPYDDPVMDNYQMVYNVGVTLQTGQVPADLRAALYRTLAMIPGVEITEQGVNLDGRQGVAIGIADNDQRYEMIIDPATGDYIGYRKVATEQNPDYEAGTVLAVTSVKTAVVDAMGAYPHN; encoded by the coding sequence ATGCGTGACAACGACGGAAGCAACACCCGCACCATGTGGTCGGAGCGAGACCTCGACTCGGCCCTCGCCACCCTGCACAGTGACGTGGACACCGACCCCAACACTCTCGACAGGACCCGCGGCATGCTGATGCGGGCCGCCGAGAACCCGGGGGAAGCACCGAGCGTTCCCGACGCCGACGACGGCGTCATCCCGATCGCACGGCCGAAGCGCACGTGGCGTTCCTGGTTGACCGTCGCCGCTGCCGCCGCCGCGCTGGCCGTCGGTGTCACGGCGGTGCAGTCCGTTTCGTTCACCGGCGAGGCGCCGCGGATCTCCCAAGCGGTGGCAGGCACGCTGAGCGACGCCGCCCAGAAGGCCGACGCGATCCACTCCCAAGACCAGCGTCCGGGGCCCGGCCAGTTCCGCTACGTCTCCCACCACGGTTGGGAGATGGTGACCTTCCAAGGCGGCTACGGCACGTTCGGAGTGCTGGCCGAAAATGTCCGGGACCATTGGATTCCCGCCGACGAGAAGCAGGAGTGGCTGGAGCGGCGGGACACCACCGGCCGGGAGAAGTGGGTCAAGGGCACCAGGGAAGAGGCCGAAGCCGCGGGGATCGACGTCTACGCGAGCTGGTGGCCCGAGGGTGAGCACAAGGCACCCTGCGGGGACTTCTACCCCAGCCAGTCCGCTGATGGGGGCCCGCCGCCCTGCGCGGGTAAGCCGGGCTGGGGGAAACCGACCCAGGAGTGGATGGCCACGCTGCCCCGTGAGCCGGAGGCGCTCTACGCGACGCTGCGCAGCACCGCAGACAGCCCCTACGACGACCCGGTCATGGACAACTACCAGATGGTGTACAACGTCGGGGTCACGCTCCAGACCGGGCAGGTGCCCGCGGACCTGCGGGCGGCGCTCTACCGCACGCTGGCGATGATCCCGGGCGTCGAGATCACCGAGCAGGGCGTCAACCTCGACGGACGGCAAGGCGTCGCGATCGGCATCGCCGACAACGACCAGCGCTACGAGATGATCATCGACCCGGCCACCGGCGACTACATCGGTTACCGCAAGGTCGCCACCGAGCAGAACCCGGACTACGAAGCGGGAACCGTGCTCGCCGTCACCTCGGTCAAGACGGCCGTGGTCGACGCAATGGGTGCCTACCCGCACAACTGA
- the hutI gene encoding imidazolonepropionase produces MTSTVITGIGELTTNDDELGKPSGAALVVEDGHIAWIGPSDAAPDADERYDAEGRAVLPGWVDSHTHLVFAGDRTAEFAARMDGKPYEAGGIAVTVEATRAATDAELATNLRRHIAEAAAQGTTFVETKTGYGLTVADELRAAMVAAAEADEVTFLGAHLVPPGSDADEYVDLVCGEMLDAVAPHVGWCDVFCEKGAFDAGQSRRVLTAAADRGLGLRVHGNQLGTGPGVALAVELDAASVDHCTYLSQSDVDALAGSSTVATLLPACDLSTRQPLPDARALLDAGATVALASNCNPGSSYTSSMGFCVTTAVLQMRMTVDEAVRAATWGGARALRRESGEGAVGVLRPGARADVQVLDAPSTAWLAYRPGVPLTHTVWRKGVRVTGR; encoded by the coding sequence ATGACAAGCACTGTTATCACCGGCATCGGCGAGCTCACGACCAACGACGACGAGCTGGGCAAACCCTCCGGCGCGGCCCTCGTCGTCGAGGACGGGCACATCGCGTGGATCGGGCCGTCGGACGCCGCGCCGGACGCCGACGAGCGGTACGACGCCGAGGGGCGGGCGGTGCTGCCCGGCTGGGTGGACAGCCACACCCACCTGGTCTTCGCGGGTGACCGCACGGCCGAGTTCGCCGCGCGCATGGACGGCAAGCCGTACGAGGCGGGCGGCATCGCGGTGACGGTCGAGGCCACCCGCGCCGCCACCGATGCCGAACTGGCCACGAACCTCCGGCGCCACATCGCCGAGGCCGCCGCCCAGGGCACCACCTTCGTCGAGACCAAGACCGGCTACGGGCTGACGGTCGCCGACGAACTGCGTGCCGCCATGGTCGCCGCCGCCGAGGCCGACGAGGTCACCTTCCTCGGCGCGCACCTCGTCCCGCCGGGGTCCGACGCCGACGAGTACGTGGACCTCGTCTGCGGCGAGATGCTCGACGCGGTGGCGCCGCACGTCGGCTGGTGCGACGTCTTCTGCGAGAAGGGCGCCTTCGACGCCGGCCAGTCCCGGCGGGTACTGACCGCGGCGGCCGATCGCGGCCTCGGCCTCCGCGTGCACGGCAACCAGCTCGGCACCGGTCCGGGAGTGGCGCTCGCAGTGGAGCTGGACGCCGCGAGCGTCGACCACTGCACCTATCTCTCTCAGTCCGACGTGGACGCACTCGCCGGGTCGAGCACCGTGGCCACGCTGCTGCCCGCGTGCGACCTGTCCACTCGCCAGCCGCTCCCCGACGCGCGGGCACTGCTCGACGCGGGTGCGACCGTCGCGCTGGCGTCGAACTGCAACCCCGGCTCGTCATACACCTCGTCGATGGGCTTCTGCGTGACCACGGCGGTTCTGCAGATGCGGATGACCGTCGACGAGGCGGTCCGCGCAGCGACCTGGGGCGGCGCGCGTGCCCTGCGCCGCGAATCGGGCGAGGGCGCCGTAGGCGTTCTGCGCCCGGGCGCACGAGCCGACGTCCAGGTCCTCGACGCCCCGAGCACCGCCTGGCTCGCCTACCGCCCCGGCGTCCCCCTCACCCACACGGTCTGGCGCAAGGGCGTGCGCGTCACCGGCCGTTGA